The following are from one region of the Chloracidobacterium sp. genome:
- a CDS encoding response regulator transcription factor, producing the protein MSRIRIVIADDERPAREFLKSLLAEISNIDLIGEAENGIDAIDLIKAKKPDLALLDLQMPGASGLEVVGSLTKNEMPLVAFVTAYDDHAVNAFEVNAVDYLLKPVEIKRLRETIARATERLEREDWRATEAEKLKNATSVYGPATPGDYVERIPVRIKEEIVLVPVGDVSSIVADGELLRITSQDNKRYTINFRLKDLEVRLDPKKFIRLSRSAVVNLESISRIAPMPGGTFLVSMKNGQELASSRIQSKVLRTNLLKI; encoded by the coding sequence ATGAGCAGGATCAGAATAGTCATTGCCGACGACGAACGTCCCGCGAGGGAATTCCTAAAATCGCTTCTGGCGGAGATCTCGAATATCGATCTGATCGGCGAGGCTGAAAATGGGATCGATGCGATCGATCTGATCAAAGCGAAAAAGCCCGATCTCGCGCTGCTCGATCTTCAGATGCCCGGAGCTTCGGGGCTTGAAGTCGTCGGTTCGTTGACAAAAAATGAGATGCCGCTCGTTGCGTTCGTGACCGCTTATGATGATCACGCGGTCAACGCATTTGAGGTCAATGCGGTCGACTATTTGCTGAAGCCGGTCGAGATCAAGCGGCTGCGAGAAACGATCGCTCGGGCGACAGAGAGGCTCGAGCGTGAGGATTGGCGGGCCACGGAGGCGGAAAAGCTCAAAAATGCGACAAGCGTCTACGGTCCGGCAACGCCCGGAGACTATGTCGAGCGCATCCCCGTGCGAATTAAGGAAGAGATCGTTCTGGTGCCGGTCGGTGATGTTTCATCGATCGTTGCCGACGGAGAATTGCTCAGGATCACAAGTCAGGACAATAAGCGGTACACGATCAATTTTCGACTGAAAGACCTTGAGGTCAGATTGGATCCGAAGAAGTTCATTCGCTTATCGCGAAGTGCTGTTGTCAATCTCGAATCGATATCGAGAATCGCGCCAATGCCCGGCGGCACATTTCTGGTAAGCATGAAAAACGGGCAGGAACTCGCCTCAAGCCGGATCCAGTCGAAGGTCCTGCGCACTAATCTGCTAAAGATCTGA
- a CDS encoding TonB-dependent receptor: MRTFFGLMMLAICTSAVSAQNASISGKVTFGGNTALHDASVQIIQTKQTTSTDTEGNYRLTDVAPGRYTLLVHIEGFSDETRFVNVAAGADLKIDFQLQIASLKEQVTVTASGAEQSVFDSFQTVNSVGSTRITERASTSIGEVLELETGVAKRSFGPGSSRPVIRGFDGDRVLVLQDGVRNGSVGSQSGDHGEPIDPLSAERIEVVKGPATLLYGSNALGGVVNVIGHHNDDYHDGFRGFATVVGGTADRQGAFSGGAEYGIKRWLFRANLGAARTGDYQSPIGRVDNSSSRSNTASGGMGYFGEKAFFNGNYSYDVRRYGVPYAALFEGGKKKEVLGELPEVDEEIDLRLRRHNLRFNGGFRDLSNSFVNGLTYNFDYTDYRHQEIETEDGLDSIGTVFSNKTVSYRAVFEQQAYKKLTGRFGFEGFDRDYQVEGAEQLIDGKVGHTAFSAFGLEELNFGRVKLQFGGRIERNSYDPENTELRKRDFTAFSGGVGVNFGLWQGGALVVNYTHANRAPALEELYNNGPHIGTVTFEIGNEDLRLERANGIDFSLRHQSGRFRLTGDVYYYRIDNFVFLAPQDEDGDGDVDIEDGLPVGRYEQADAAYFGAELSADVTFNNYIGGFISLDAVRAKLTDNDLNIPRIPPARARIGIDLRYKDLSIRPEAVFASAQTKTFPLETRTAGYGILNIAGSYTIGRQHYAHIFSFNAYNLTDKLYRNHVNFIKDLMPEIGRGIRFGYSIRFF, translated from the coding sequence ATGAGAACTTTTTTCGGTTTGATGATGCTGGCAATATGCACTTCGGCAGTCAGCGCTCAAAATGCATCTATCAGCGGTAAGGTCACTTTTGGCGGAAACACCGCCTTACACGACGCATCTGTTCAGATCATTCAGACAAAGCAGACAACAAGCACCGACACCGAGGGCAATTATCGATTGACCGACGTCGCCCCTGGCAGATATACGCTGCTTGTGCATATTGAAGGGTTTTCGGACGAAACACGTTTTGTTAATGTAGCGGCCGGTGCTGATCTGAAGATCGATTTTCAGCTCCAGATCGCGTCCCTAAAGGAACAGGTCACGGTTACTGCGTCAGGTGCAGAACAATCGGTCTTCGATTCGTTTCAAACGGTGAACTCGGTCGGATCGACCCGGATCACGGAACGTGCGTCAACGTCGATCGGGGAGGTTCTCGAGTTGGAGACCGGCGTTGCGAAGCGGAGCTTTGGGCCGGGCTCATCGCGGCCGGTGATCCGAGGATTTGACGGTGACCGCGTACTCGTCCTTCAAGACGGAGTGCGTAATGGTTCGGTCGGGTCGCAGTCGGGTGATCATGGAGAACCGATCGATCCGTTGAGCGCCGAGCGCATCGAGGTCGTAAAGGGGCCTGCGACATTGCTTTACGGCAGCAATGCTCTTGGCGGTGTGGTCAACGTTATCGGACACCATAATGACGACTATCATGACGGATTTCGAGGGTTCGCGACGGTTGTTGGCGGTACGGCGGATCGCCAAGGCGCATTCTCGGGCGGTGCCGAATATGGGATCAAACGTTGGCTATTTCGCGCGAATCTTGGTGCCGCGCGAACAGGCGACTATCAATCGCCGATAGGCCGCGTCGACAATTCTTCATCGCGATCCAATACTGCCTCGGGCGGAATGGGTTATTTCGGTGAAAAAGCATTCTTTAACGGCAATTACAGCTACGACGTAAGGCGCTACGGAGTTCCTTATGCGGCTTTGTTCGAAGGCGGAAAAAAGAAGGAGGTCCTAGGTGAGCTACCAGAAGTAGATGAAGAGATCGATCTCCGTTTGCGGCGTCACAACCTTCGCTTCAACGGCGGTTTTCGAGATCTGTCGAACTCGTTCGTGAACGGCCTGACCTACAATTTCGACTACACTGACTACCGTCATCAGGAGATCGAGACCGAGGACGGCTTGGATTCGATCGGTACGGTATTTTCAAACAAGACGGTTTCTTATCGGGCTGTTTTTGAACAGCAGGCATATAAGAAACTGACCGGCAGATTCGGTTTCGAAGGCTTTGACCGTGACTATCAGGTCGAGGGTGCTGAGCAGTTGATCGACGGAAAGGTGGGGCACACGGCGTTCTCCGCGTTCGGCCTCGAGGAGCTCAACTTTGGCCGGGTGAAGCTCCAATTTGGCGGACGTATAGAAAGGAACAGCTACGACCCTGAGAACACCGAGCTGCGTAAACGCGACTTCACTGCTTTTTCAGGCGGTGTCGGGGTAAATTTCGGACTGTGGCAGGGCGGGGCACTTGTCGTGAACTACACACATGCGAACCGAGCGCCGGCACTTGAGGAGTTGTACAACAACGGTCCCCATATCGGAACGGTAACGTTCGAGATCGGGAACGAAGATCTAAGGCTCGAACGAGCAAACGGGATCGACTTTTCGCTGCGTCACCAGTCGGGCAGGTTCAGGCTTACGGGTGACGTCTATTACTACCGTATCGACAACTTTGTATTTCTCGCGCCGCAGGATGAGGACGGCGATGGTGATGTTGACATCGAAGACGGCCTGCCTGTCGGACGCTACGAGCAGGCGGATGCCGCCTATTTTGGGGCGGAATTGAGCGCCGATGTCACATTCAACAACTACATCGGAGGATTTATCAGCCTCGATGCAGTAAGGGCAAAACTCACCGACAATGACTTGAACATTCCCCGGATCCCTCCGGCACGTGCAAGGATCGGGATTGATCTTCGATACAAAGATCTGAGCATAAGGCCCGAGGCCGTCTTTGCATCGGCTCAGACAAAGACGTTTCCGCTCGAAACACGAACTGCGGGTTACGGGATACTGAACATAGCGGGATCCTACACCATCGGCCGGCAGCATTACGCTCATATCTTTTCGTTTAATGCGTATAACCTGACCGATAAGCTCTATCGCAACCACGTCAATTTTATTAAGGATCTTATGCCTGAGATCGGCCGCGGTATTAGGTTCGGGTATTCGATCAGATTTTTCTAA
- a CDS encoding dienelactone hydrolase family protein, which translates to MSAEHLLFSTAAGETTAYVAKPVNPNGRAVLVIHEWWGLNDHVKEIADRYAAEGFIAVAPDLYHGKIAVNADEASKMMHALSIEDGIATISAAVEKAREALNISHFGITGYCMGGTFALRAACTLEGFSAAAPFYGDIPNDDVLSKLKTPTIFVSGTRDGWITPEKVAALEDAAERFELPVHSVKYDADHAFFNDTRPEVYDAVAASDAWALVVGFFNDKL; encoded by the coding sequence ATGTCTGCTGAACATCTCTTGTTCTCGACGGCCGCGGGCGAAACCACAGCCTATGTAGCCAAACCCGTAAACCCGAATGGCCGTGCCGTTTTGGTGATCCACGAATGGTGGGGCTTGAACGACCACGTAAAGGAGATCGCCGATCGATACGCCGCAGAGGGATTTATCGCTGTTGCACCGGACCTGTATCACGGCAAGATCGCTGTAAACGCGGACGAAGCTTCGAAAATGATGCATGCCCTTTCGATCGAGGACGGCATCGCGACGATATCAGCGGCCGTTGAGAAGGCCAGGGAAGCATTGAATATCTCGCATTTTGGGATCACGGGATACTGCATGGGCGGCACCTTCGCGCTTCGAGCGGCCTGTACGCTTGAAGGCTTTAGTGCCGCTGCGCCGTTTTACGGCGATATTCCGAACGACGACGTCTTAAGTAAACTCAAAACGCCAACGATCTTTGTTTCGGGAACGCGTGACGGATGGATAACGCCCGAGAAAGTCGCCGCACTCGAAGATGCAGCAGAACGGTTCGAGCTTCCGGTTCACTCCGTAAAGTATGACGCCGATCACGCATTCTTTAATGATACGCGGCCCGAGGTCTATGATGCAGTTGCGGCAAGCGATGCATGGGCGTTGGTCGTCGGTTTCTTCAATGATAAGCTCTGA
- a CDS encoding GGDEF domain-containing protein, giving the protein MDSKIGLIAQLNGVFLITILSLFLRRSLKLTALKYWTIAWLCLSFALISLRLAFDYTQLGSLLFTYYFLGEYIFGFMLIAGIRSLDSEQEMQPRTEMMIAPFLIIAVILPLLASDFNEILPIHFLIVAGFFAFAFYSARKSALRSFGWHVLHVALAMLAINFAGYFFVFTMRNAVPFANQILAYNSAVNLVLQTSLGFGMVIVLLEKVLADFQTANKRLQDAHKRLEELVHTDPLTAAFNRHAFYGFVRKGNEDGTTVAGCVGFFDIDGLKNINDCFGHSAGDAAIRVVVRSIRDIIRAEDLIYRWGGDEFFVIMVSMDAEMAETRMSRLENLLRSVKLDGVQEPMTIGVSWGFRDFTDIADLEKAISDADAEMYRRKRGRQTQSIDPANFVPTASRNIPTIDITQ; this is encoded by the coding sequence ATGGATTCGAAGATCGGCCTCATCGCTCAGCTTAATGGTGTCTTCCTGATCACCATCCTCTCGCTATTCCTTCGTCGCTCCCTAAAGCTTACGGCGCTTAAATATTGGACGATAGCCTGGCTATGCCTCTCGTTTGCATTGATATCACTTCGCCTCGCTTTCGATTACACCCAACTTGGGTCGCTGTTGTTTACCTATTATTTCCTCGGCGAATACATATTCGGCTTCATGCTCATCGCCGGTATCCGCAGCCTTGATTCAGAGCAAGAGATGCAGCCGCGAACCGAGATGATGATCGCACCGTTTTTGATCATCGCGGTCATTCTGCCTCTGCTCGCTTCCGATTTCAACGAGATCTTGCCGATCCATTTCTTGATCGTCGCCGGGTTTTTTGCTTTTGCATTCTATTCAGCAAGAAAGTCCGCTCTGCGAAGCTTTGGCTGGCACGTACTGCACGTCGCGCTGGCAATGCTGGCCATAAATTTCGCTGGATATTTCTTTGTCTTCACAATGCGCAACGCGGTCCCGTTCGCCAATCAGATCCTGGCATACAATTCGGCGGTCAATCTGGTCCTCCAGACGTCACTCGGATTCGGAATGGTGATCGTTTTGCTTGAAAAGGTGCTCGCAGATTTTCAGACGGCCAATAAACGTTTACAGGATGCACACAAGCGCCTCGAGGAGCTTGTCCATACCGATCCGTTGACTGCCGCGTTCAACCGACACGCGTTCTATGGATTTGTTCGCAAGGGTAACGAAGACGGTACCACGGTTGCCGGCTGTGTGGGTTTTTTTGACATTGACGGACTTAAGAATATCAACGATTGTTTTGGACATTCCGCGGGCGACGCGGCGATCAGGGTCGTCGTCCGTTCGATACGCGACATAATAAGGGCAGAAGACCTGATCTATAGGTGGGGCGGCGACGAATTTTTCGTAATTATGGTCAGCATGGATGCGGAAATGGCCGAGACACGGATGTCCCGACTTGAAAACCTGTTGCGTAGCGTAAAACTCGACGGCGTCCAGGAACCGATGACGATAGGAGTTTCGTGGGGATTTCGCGATTTTACCGATATTGCCGACCTCGAGAAAGCGATAAGCGATGCCGATGCGGAGATGTATCGGCGCAAACGCGGGCGGCAGACTCAAAGCATCGATCCGGCAAATTTTGTACCGACGGCTTCACGAAATATCCCGACGATCGACATCACTCAGTAG